CGGCGGCGGCTCGCTCATCTACGCCAACGTCCACCTCCGACCGCCCCCGGAGACCTTCGATTCGGACTGGCCAGCGGGCTACAGCCGCGCCGCGCTGGACCCGTATTACGACCTGGTCGCGTACATGCTGGACCTCCAGCCCATCACCGCGTCCGCCCGGGGCCTGCCCACCAAGGCGAAGCGGATGCGGGAAGCGGCGCGTCAGCTCGGCCGCGAGCCCCAGTTCTTCTATCCGGACCTCGCAGTGCGCTTCGCCCCCAGCGGCGAGCCGATGCCCAACAAGTTCGGCGTCGCGCAGGAAGGCTGCAACTACTGCGGCGAGTGTGACATCGGCTGCAACGTCCGAGCGAAGAACACCCTGGACCTGAACTACCTGGCCGTCGCCGAGCAACGCGGCGCGGAGATGACCACCCAGGCCGAGGCCACCCGCATCGAGCCGCTGTCACCCGAAGGCTACCGCGTCACGTACACCGACCACGCCGAGGGCGGGGCCGCGCGCACCGTGGACGCCAGACGCGTGTTCCTCTGCGCGGGCACCGTGAACACCACCGAGCTGCTGCTGCGCTGCCGCGACACGTTCGGCACGTTGCCGCGCATCAGCGACCGGCTGGGGCACCGCTACTCGGCCAACGGTGACTTCCTCGCCTTCGCCTTCGAGACCCGTGACACGTGGGACCCGTCCGAAGGTCCCACCATCACCACCAGCTTCGTGGTGGACGAGGGGCAGGGGAAGGACAAGACGTGGTTCCTGTTCCAGGAGGGCGGCCACCCAGGGCAGGCGGCGGGCTTCCTTCAGGTGATTGACCTCCTGGGCCGGGACGTCCGCGTCCCCTCGGACCTTCTCCAGAAGGAGCTGGTACAGGCCCTGCGAAGCCGCGCGGGCACCGCGTCCGCCATCGAGAAACAGCGCGGCCGCTTCCAGGCCGTGTTCCTGGCCATGGGGAGGGATCGCTCCAACGGCCGTCTCTCGCTGAGCCCCTTGTCGAAGAGCCTGGAGCTGCGCTGGGACGTGCCCGCCAACCTGGCGCTGTACCGGACGCAGGAGCAGCTCTGCCAGGACATCGCGAGGGCGCTGGGCGCGCGCAGTGTCTACAACCCGCTCTGGGACCGGCTGCACATCCCCGTGTCCGTGCACAACCTGGGGGGCTGCGCCATGGCGGAGGAGCCGGCTTACGGCGTCCTCACGCCCGAGGGTGAAGTGCACGGCCACCCTGGCCTGTACGTCCTGGACGGCGCCGCGCTGCCCGCGAGCACGGGCGTCAATCCGTCCTCCACCATCGCCGCGGTGGCGGAGCGCAACGTCGAGCTCGCCATCCGAAATGCGCTGGGACACCCGGCCTGGACGGCGCCGGAGCGCGCGGGGACGCCCGCGGGCCGGAGCGCGGTGGAACCTTTCCGAGCGTCGATGCGGATGTCCATGGAAGTGGCACCCACGCGGGTGGTGCCCAGGGAGGACCCGATGCGGAGTGTGGTGATTCCAGAGGGGGGAACGGTGTTGTCGCCAACGCCCGTGGTGGGCCTGCGCTTCACCGAACGGATGCGGGGTTTCATCACGTCGGCCCATGTCCCGGAGACGGACTTCCAGGGCGCGGAGGAGGAGGGGAAGGCGGAGGGCCACGTCGCCGAGTTCACCGTCACCATCACCTTGCCCAACCTGGACCGCTTCCTCGCGGAGAAGGCGCACACGGGCATCGTTCAGGGCACGCTCCATGCCCACGGCTTCACGTCTCCCGGGGGCGCCAAGGTGGAGCGCGGCGTGTTCAACCTCTTCGTGGACACGGACAGCTACTACGAGCGGCGGATGCTCTACCTGCTGCCCTTCACCGGCCTGGATGGGCGCCAGTACCTGCTGGACGGCTACAAACACGTCCGCGACGACGACGGCTTCGACATGTGGAGCGACACGTCCACGCTCCACACCGTCATCCGCCGGGGCGAGGACCGAGAGGCCCCCGTGGTGGCCACCGGAATCATCCGCCTGGGCATGCCGGACTTCCTCCAGCAGCTCACCACCTTCACCGTGCTGGGCACGTCGTCACCGCTGGCGAAGGCAAACGCGCTGAGGCGGTTTGGCAACATGTTCATGGGCAACCTCTGGGACGTCTTCGCGCGCACCAAGCTGGAATAGGGGAGGCCCACCGTGCCGAAGACACCGCGGTATGACGTCGTCATCGTGGGCTCGGGGTTCGGGGGCTCCATCAATGCGCTGCGCTTGTCCCAGGCGGGCAAGTCGGTGGTCGTCCTGGAGCGCGGCAAGCGCTACCGGCCCGGAGGCTTCCCTCGGGACGTGACGCGCGCGGACGAGCTGCTCTGGCAACAGCCTTCGAGGCATCAGGCCCAGGGCCTCTTCGACGTGCGCTTCCTGTCCGGCATCGGCACGGTGACGGCGAGCGGCGTGGGGGGCGGCTCGCTCATCTACGCCAACGTTCACGTGCGCCCGGACGCGGAGGTGTTCGAGGACCCTCGCTGGCCCGCCTCGTACCGCCGCGACACCCTGGAGCCATACTTCGACCGCGTGGCCCACGAGCTGCGGCTCAACCCGGTGCCTCCCGAGCTGCCCCTGCGCAAGCGGGACCTCTTCCTGCGCGCCGCGCGGGGCATGGGCCGCGAGACGTTCGACCCACCGGTGGCGGTGGCCTTCAAGGAGCCGCCAGGACCAAACCGCCGCGTGTGCCAGCTCTGCGCGGAATGCGAGTTCGGCTGCCAGCACGGCGCGAAGAACACCCTGGACCTGACGTACCTGGCGCGAGCCGAGGCGCTGGGCGCCCACGTGCTGGCCCGCACGCTGGTGACGCACGTCGCGCCGGTGCGTGACGGCTATCGCGTCTACTGCCAGGACCTGGTGTCGGGGGAGAAGCACGTCATCGATGGCTCGCGCGTGGTGCTGGCGGCGGGGACGCTGGGGTCGGTGGAGCTCCTCCTGCGAAGCCGCGACGTGGCGCGCACGTTGCCCCGGGTGAGCCGGAGGCTGGGCCACGGCTATTCGGGCAACGGTGACTTCCTGGCGTCCATGCAGGGCGCTCGCGAGGACATCCAGCCCTGGGTGGGCCCCGACGTGTCCACGGTGATGCGCTTCACCGATTCGAAGCCGCGCTTCACGCTGGTGACGGCCACGTTCAACCGCCCCGCGACGGAGGTGCTCGCGGGGATGGGCCAACCGGACGCCGGCCCCTTCCAAGGGTGGGGTGCTCCGATGTGGACCTGCCTGGGCCCGGTGGTCCACAAGGCGTTCGCGAAGGGGCTGATGAGCCGGCCGTTGCGCAAGGACGTGGACGCCGCGCGCACGTCGAACCTCTTTGGCATCGGGCAGGACAACGCCAACGGACGCATGCACCTGAAGGGGGGCGAGCTGGACGTGGCGTGGGACTTCGCGGGCGAGAACGCGGAGCTGGTGCGCCGGATGTCCCAGGCGATGCGCGAGCTGGCGGCGCAGTACGGCGCCACGTTTTCACCGCTGATTACCTGGCAGCTCTTCAAGCGGCCTTTCACGGTGCATTCGCTGGGCGGCGCCCACCTGGCGGAGACTCCCGACGGGGGCGTGGTGTCAGCAGAGGGCGAGGTCTTTCACTATCCCGGGCTGCATGTGGCGGACGGAGCCGTCATCCCGACCGCCATCGGGTTCCACCCGGTGATGACCATCAGCGCCGTGGCCGAGCGAATCGCCGAGGCCGTGGTGCACGGTTTCTGAACGAAGGCACACGAGGCACATTCCATGGACAGCTTTCCAGCCGCCGAGCGGCACGACTTTCCCGCGGGCGACGGCGTTCCGTTGCAGCTCACCCGTTACCAGGGAGGGTCGAAAGGGCCGGTCCTGCTCGTCCACGGCGCGGGGGTCTGGAGCGGCATGTTCATGCTGCCCACGGTGCGGGAGAACTTCGTCCAGTTCCTCGTGCGCCACGGCTACGACACGTGGCTGCTGGACTGGCGTGCCAGCGTGGAGCTACCGGTGCGTCAGTTCACCCTGGACGAGGCGGCCCTGCACGACATGCCCGCCGCCGTGCGACAGGTGCGCGAGCGCACCGGCGCGAAGTCCGTCCAGGCGGTGGCCCACTGCGCGGGCTCGGCGACGTTCTTCATGTCCATGGCGGCGGGACACCTGCCCGACGTGCACAGCGTGGTCGCCTCCCAGGTGGCGCTGCACCACATCGTCCCGCCCTCCACGCACCTCAAGGCCATGCTGCGGGTGCCGGACGTGTTGGACATCACCCG
This genomic window from Myxococcus hansupus contains:
- a CDS encoding GMC oxidoreductase, with the translated sequence MAPTYDALVIGTGFGGAVAACRLAQAGLSVRVLERGLRYPKGSFPRDWSNPFNGWLWQYGQGLFDIKLLPGMSIVQSAGYGGGSLIYANVHLRPPPETFDSDWPAGYSRAALDPYYDLVAYMLDLQPITASARGLPTKAKRMREAARQLGREPQFFYPDLAVRFAPSGEPMPNKFGVAQEGCNYCGECDIGCNVRAKNTLDLNYLAVAEQRGAEMTTQAEATRIEPLSPEGYRVTYTDHAEGGAARTVDARRVFLCAGTVNTTELLLRCRDTFGTLPRISDRLGHRYSANGDFLAFAFETRDTWDPSEGPTITTSFVVDEGQGKDKTWFLFQEGGHPGQAAGFLQVIDLLGRDVRVPSDLLQKELVQALRSRAGTASAIEKQRGRFQAVFLAMGRDRSNGRLSLSPLSKSLELRWDVPANLALYRTQEQLCQDIARALGARSVYNPLWDRLHIPVSVHNLGGCAMAEEPAYGVLTPEGEVHGHPGLYVLDGAALPASTGVNPSSTIAAVAERNVELAIRNALGHPAWTAPERAGTPAGRSAVEPFRASMRMSMEVAPTRVVPREDPMRSVVIPEGGTVLSPTPVVGLRFTERMRGFITSAHVPETDFQGAEEEGKAEGHVAEFTVTITLPNLDRFLAEKAHTGIVQGTLHAHGFTSPGGAKVERGVFNLFVDTDSYYERRMLYLLPFTGLDGRQYLLDGYKHVRDDDGFDMWSDTSTLHTVIRRGEDREAPVVATGIIRLGMPDFLQQLTTFTVLGTSSPLAKANALRRFGNMFMGNLWDVFARTKLE
- a CDS encoding GMC family oxidoreductase N-terminal domain-containing protein codes for the protein MPKTPRYDVVIVGSGFGGSINALRLSQAGKSVVVLERGKRYRPGGFPRDVTRADELLWQQPSRHQAQGLFDVRFLSGIGTVTASGVGGGSLIYANVHVRPDAEVFEDPRWPASYRRDTLEPYFDRVAHELRLNPVPPELPLRKRDLFLRAARGMGRETFDPPVAVAFKEPPGPNRRVCQLCAECEFGCQHGAKNTLDLTYLARAEALGAHVLARTLVTHVAPVRDGYRVYCQDLVSGEKHVIDGSRVVLAAGTLGSVELLLRSRDVARTLPRVSRRLGHGYSGNGDFLASMQGAREDIQPWVGPDVSTVMRFTDSKPRFTLVTATFNRPATEVLAGMGQPDAGPFQGWGAPMWTCLGPVVHKAFAKGLMSRPLRKDVDAARTSNLFGIGQDNANGRMHLKGGELDVAWDFAGENAELVRRMSQAMRELAAQYGATFSPLITWQLFKRPFTVHSLGGAHLAETPDGGVVSAEGEVFHYPGLHVADGAVIPTAIGFHPVMTISAVAERIAEAVVHGF